A single region of the Salicibibacter cibi genome encodes:
- a CDS encoding hydroxymethylglutaryl-CoA lyase — protein MADWTLPNEVTIWEVLPRDGFQMESDWIPTEEKIRIIRHLAQTGIKHIEATSFVHPRAIPQLKDAESVIKGVQDLNNITFRALVPNLKGAERAIDAGVRKLKLLLSSTDSHSLNNSNSTVKEAQEKLLPIVDFATTKNVEVSGSLTVAFGCPYEGEVPVDKIIPLIERYNEMGIKEVSLADTTGMGNPIQVYEVLGKLRKTFPDSMFTLHLHNTRGMAFANALAGLSQGVTSFDSSTAGLGGCPYAPNAAGNIATEDLVHGFHEMNIQTGIDVDKLVDAASGVAKTFGHDGGSFVLKAGQNKDLHVKPKRQKKMG, from the coding sequence ATGGCTGATTGGACACTACCTAACGAAGTCACTATCTGGGAAGTTTTACCGCGTGACGGATTTCAAATGGAAAGTGATTGGATACCAACAGAAGAAAAAATTCGTATCATTCGCCATTTGGCTCAAACAGGAATTAAACACATTGAGGCAACGTCGTTTGTACATCCGCGTGCGATTCCACAGTTAAAGGATGCTGAGTCTGTCATTAAAGGTGTTCAGGATCTTAATAATATTACTTTTAGAGCATTAGTTCCCAATTTAAAAGGCGCGGAACGAGCGATTGATGCAGGCGTGAGGAAACTAAAGCTTCTTTTGTCATCAACTGATTCTCACTCATTGAATAATTCCAATAGCACAGTCAAGGAAGCGCAGGAAAAATTACTTCCTATTGTTGATTTTGCAACCACAAAAAATGTTGAGGTAAGCGGTTCTCTCACGGTTGCATTTGGATGCCCTTATGAAGGTGAGGTTCCGGTCGATAAGATTATACCGTTAATCGAGCGCTACAATGAAATGGGCATCAAGGAGGTGTCACTTGCTGACACTACTGGCATGGGTAACCCGATACAAGTATACGAAGTACTTGGGAAGCTAAGAAAAACATTTCCTGATTCCATGTTCACGCTGCATCTTCATAATACAAGAGGAATGGCGTTTGCCAATGCCTTGGCAGGTTTGTCACAAGGGGTGACATCATTTGATAGTTCTACAGCTGGGCTTGGTGGTTGTCCTTACGCACCAAATGCAGCGGGAAATATTGCAACGGAGGATCTCGTTCACGGTTTTCATGAGATGAACATTCAAACAGGAATTGATGTAGATAAGCTTGTAGATGCAGCAAGCGGTGTTGCAAAAACCTTCGGTCATGACGGAGGAAGCTTCGTATTAAAAGCAGGACAAAACAAAGATCTGCATGTGAAGCCTAAAAGGCAAAAAAAGATGGGATAA
- a CDS encoding CaiB/BaiF CoA transferase family protein has protein sequence MSETQTGPLSGIRVIDASTVLAAPFTASLLGDMGAEVIKIELPEKGDPLRGLGPYKDEEPLRWPGMSRNKESITLDIRKPEGQDIFKDLIKTADVLIENFRPGTLEKWGIGYEDLKKINSRLVMSRQSGYGQTGPYAEKAGFGTPGTAFSGYTYLQGFKDRHPVSPSFSLLDYISGIFMAFGTVSALYNRDTNNDSEGQVVEMGLYEAMFRMMDFLVAEHDQLGEVRERAPMLHGHSSPAGTYQTKDNHWVVMVCSTQRTWERLAQALDREDLIDDPRYLTNVERMENDQDLQDLVTEFIANRDKEELTEILDHYGVPVSPILSIEEIFKHPHYQARENIVEVEHPRLGSIKVPGIVPKFSKTPGQIRHRAPDLGEDNEKIYGQQLEMTDKKITELKEKGII, from the coding sequence ATGTCAGAGACACAAACAGGACCATTATCTGGTATACGTGTGATTGATGCCTCAACGGTTTTAGCAGCTCCGTTTACTGCCAGTTTACTCGGGGATATGGGGGCTGAAGTGATCAAAATAGAACTCCCCGAAAAAGGTGATCCTTTAAGAGGTTTGGGACCATATAAAGATGAAGAACCGTTAAGATGGCCTGGAATGTCACGTAACAAGGAATCTATCACGCTCGATATTCGCAAACCAGAGGGGCAAGATATTTTTAAAGATTTAATCAAGACAGCGGATGTTTTAATTGAAAATTTCAGACCAGGAACACTTGAAAAATGGGGAATTGGTTATGAGGACTTGAAAAAAATTAACAGTCGTCTGGTAATGTCCCGTCAGTCAGGATATGGACAAACAGGGCCATACGCTGAAAAAGCCGGTTTTGGTACACCGGGAACTGCTTTTTCCGGTTATACTTACTTGCAAGGTTTTAAAGATCGTCATCCAGTGAGCCCTTCCTTTTCACTGCTTGATTATATTTCTGGTATCTTCATGGCATTTGGTACGGTAAGTGCACTATACAATCGCGATACGAACAATGACTCCGAGGGGCAAGTTGTTGAAATGGGGTTGTATGAAGCGATGTTTCGGATGATGGATTTTCTTGTGGCTGAGCATGACCAGCTCGGGGAAGTGAGAGAACGTGCACCAATGTTACACGGTCATTCAAGTCCAGCTGGTACTTACCAAACCAAAGATAATCATTGGGTTGTCATGGTATGTAGTACACAACGGACTTGGGAACGTTTAGCGCAGGCATTAGATCGAGAGGATTTAATTGATGATCCTCGCTATTTAACGAACGTAGAACGTATGGAAAATGATCAAGATTTGCAAGATCTGGTTACAGAGTTTATTGCAAATCGGGACAAAGAAGAATTAACAGAAATCCTTGACCATTATGGAGTACCGGTTTCACCGATCTTAAGTATTGAAGAAATTTTCAAGCATCCTCATTATCAAGCTCGAGAAAACATTGTAGAAGTGGAGCACCCACGTCTTGGTTCAATCAAAGTACCTGGAATTGTACCGAAGTTTTCTAAAACCCCCGGTCAAATTCGACATAGAGCACCAGATTTGGGAGAAGATAATGAGAAGATTTATGGACAACAACTTGAAATGACAGACAAAAAAATCACTGAACTTAAGGAAAAGGGGATCATTTAA
- a CDS encoding IclR family transcriptional regulator — MEKERVKGLRTVHRSIRLLNCFTVDETELSLTEICTKLELPKSTTARLIETLIETEMLQRNDHNFKYKLGHNVYTLGRVAEKSNDIVRLAAPFMKQLREDTGESVTLYKIERDKRICLERFVSNQPISHNVTVGTRLDLDIGSAGKALLAFQDDLFVEKILKRQEFYGRMERLWSELKEIKKTNITKSYDERGTGVNAVSSAIYNMTGQVKFALCVSGPSVRFTKEKMDRWGSRVQKDAASISSSSGYEPEVKT; from the coding sequence ATGGAAAAGGAACGTGTAAAAGGCTTACGCACGGTACATCGCTCAATTCGATTGCTTAATTGTTTCACAGTGGATGAAACTGAATTATCTTTAACAGAAATATGTACTAAGCTTGAACTCCCAAAGTCGACAACAGCGCGCCTTATTGAAACATTAATTGAAACAGAAATGCTCCAAAGAAATGACCATAATTTCAAATATAAACTTGGCCATAACGTATACACATTAGGTCGAGTAGCTGAAAAATCAAATGATATTGTAAGATTGGCTGCTCCCTTTATGAAACAACTTAGGGAAGATACTGGAGAATCAGTTACTTTGTATAAGATTGAAAGAGATAAAAGAATTTGTCTCGAACGTTTTGTAAGCAATCAACCAATCAGTCATAATGTCACGGTCGGTACGCGTTTGGACCTTGATATAGGCTCTGCAGGAAAAGCCTTGCTCGCGTTTCAGGATGATCTCTTTGTTGAGAAAATACTAAAAAGACAGGAATTCTATGGCAGAATGGAACGGCTATGGTCTGAACTGAAAGAAATCAAAAAAACGAATATTACAAAAAGCTATGATGAGCGTGGAACAGGGGTGAATGCTGTGTCCTCTGCGATTTATAATATGACAGGTCAAGTCAAATTTGCACTATGTGTTTCCGGACCAAGTGTAAGATTTACAAAAGAGAAAATGGACAGGTGGGGATCGCGGGTGCAAAAAGATGCCGCCTCCATATCAAGCTCTTCGGGTTATGAACCTGAAGTAAAAACGTGA
- a CDS encoding transglycosylase domain-containing protein, whose protein sequence is MQTATRRQYKRKKSKFHVLFRLTIGMGVLGAFGLLVIFGIAYALGPPPMELSQSTTIYSSDDEVINEQHQGQEREWTDLEDVSPHLVDAFIAVEDRKFFDHHGFDYTRIGAAVLNNIQATSMSQGASTITQQYARNLFLNHDKTWDRKIREALYALRLEWHVPKEDILEGYVNTINFGHGAYGIEQAAQMYFNTSASDLNAAQSALLAGLPRGPSYYSPYVYPDRAENRQQMILEMMHEQGTLETAEYEEALDETMTYEAAEEEALETTAPYFQDTVEQELVDRYDLDPDVLEAGGLNIYTTIDPDMQESTERYVEAELPTNDPLQGAAVSIDPRTGDVKAMVGGKNYSESPFNRAVDAHRPPGSAFKPFLYYAALENGFTAATPLKSEPTSFPNPHGDSRYEPGNFNEVYADDFITLAQAMAYSDNIYAVKTNVFQEPESLVETAKAAGIESPLSANLSLALGTSEVNVLELTKGYSPFANGGEQVEHRLIERVEDHEGNVLLETEPEKQQVFEPELAYIATDLMKQTFDPSMNDYAAVTGHSIAHLLQRPAAGKSGSTPSDSWMVGFTPELVTGVWVGYDDNTELDHGEHGQIAKRIWVNALESGLDGHLKQDFSTPDGVEEVDIDLETGLLADDACGPSYTVSFLEDTAPKESCVTYLDDEEAEEEAREERNNKESEKLMDKLKRWFGSDEAEM, encoded by the coding sequence GTGCAAACAGCAACGAGGCGTCAATATAAAAGGAAAAAGAGCAAATTTCATGTACTTTTTCGGCTAACGATTGGGATGGGGGTCCTTGGTGCGTTTGGTTTGCTCGTCATTTTTGGCATTGCTTATGCACTTGGACCGCCGCCGATGGAACTTTCACAATCAACGACGATTTATAGCAGTGATGATGAAGTCATCAATGAGCAGCATCAAGGACAAGAGCGGGAATGGACGGATCTGGAGGACGTTTCTCCCCATTTGGTCGATGCTTTTATCGCTGTGGAAGACCGTAAGTTTTTCGACCACCATGGGTTTGATTACACGCGCATCGGGGCAGCTGTTTTGAATAACATTCAAGCGACGTCCATGTCGCAAGGGGCCAGTACGATCACACAGCAATATGCGCGTAATTTATTCCTAAATCATGATAAAACATGGGATCGAAAAATCCGTGAAGCGCTTTACGCCCTCCGTCTGGAATGGCATGTTCCGAAAGAAGATATTCTGGAAGGATATGTTAACACGATTAATTTCGGCCATGGTGCTTACGGCATTGAACAAGCTGCACAGATGTATTTTAATACATCTGCTTCTGATTTGAATGCCGCCCAGTCTGCTTTGCTTGCCGGCTTGCCACGAGGACCTTCCTATTATTCTCCTTACGTCTATCCGGATCGGGCAGAGAACCGCCAACAAATGATTTTGGAGATGATGCATGAACAGGGAACGCTTGAGACCGCCGAATACGAGGAAGCACTTGACGAGACCATGACGTACGAAGCAGCAGAGGAAGAGGCGCTTGAAACGACGGCACCCTACTTTCAAGATACTGTTGAACAAGAACTCGTGGACCGCTATGACCTCGATCCTGACGTTCTTGAAGCAGGTGGGTTGAATATTTATACAACCATTGATCCGGATATGCAGGAAAGCACGGAGCGTTACGTGGAAGCAGAGTTGCCAACCAATGATCCGTTACAAGGAGCTGCCGTGTCCATAGACCCAAGAACCGGCGATGTAAAAGCAATGGTTGGAGGTAAAAATTACAGCGAGAGCCCTTTCAATCGCGCAGTTGATGCGCACCGCCCTCCAGGCTCTGCATTTAAGCCGTTTCTTTACTACGCGGCACTGGAAAATGGGTTTACCGCGGCAACACCGCTTAAAAGTGAACCGACCTCTTTTCCTAACCCGCATGGGGATAGCCGTTATGAACCCGGCAATTTCAATGAAGTATATGCCGATGACTTTATCACACTAGCACAAGCAATGGCCTATTCCGATAATATCTATGCCGTGAAAACCAATGTCTTCCAAGAACCGGAATCCCTCGTTGAAACTGCGAAAGCGGCGGGGATTGAAAGTCCACTATCGGCAAACTTGTCCCTTGCGCTCGGCACCTCGGAAGTCAACGTGTTGGAGTTGACAAAAGGTTATAGTCCGTTTGCAAACGGAGGCGAGCAGGTGGAACATCGCTTGATTGAACGTGTGGAAGATCACGAGGGCAACGTATTGCTGGAAACCGAGCCGGAAAAACAACAAGTGTTTGAACCGGAACTCGCCTATATTGCGACCGATTTAATGAAGCAAACGTTTGATCCATCCATGAATGATTACGCGGCTGTCACCGGCCATTCCATTGCCCATTTGTTGCAAAGACCGGCTGCGGGAAAAAGCGGATCTACCCCCTCGGATAGTTGGATGGTTGGATTTACGCCAGAGCTCGTGACCGGTGTATGGGTTGGTTATGATGACAACACCGAACTTGATCACGGTGAACACGGGCAGATTGCAAAACGCATCTGGGTTAATGCCCTTGAAAGCGGATTGGACGGCCACCTCAAACAGGACTTTTCCACTCCTGATGGGGTCGAAGAGGTGGACATAGATTTGGAAACCGGATTGCTAGCTGACGATGCTTGTGGTCCATCCTATACCGTATCTTTTTTGGAAGACACGGCACCAAAAGAATCATGCGTCACGTATCTTGATGACGAAGAAGCGGAAGAAGAAGCACGGGAAGAGCGAAATAATAAAGAGAGTGAAAAACTTATGGATAAATTAAAACGCTGGTTTGGCAGTGATGAGGCAGAGATGTAG
- a CDS encoding penicillin acylase family protein encodes MNNVIHNREKPRRRLLRFRKIILSIVLIFTLLASGTAVWAYLQLTSGLPQVEGEYEASGLASEVDVYRDENGVPHIEADNDEDLYYAQGFVTAQDRMFQMDLSRRQASGMLSEVVGEDALDSDRYFRTFGLRRAAEDSLDAYDEETLAVLEAYADGVNDYISHMHTENERPVEFQLLGYEPEPWTVLDSLTIGKFMAYDLGGNWQGQAFRHWLANNASEEEALDLMPTYPNDGPVIMDTAKNMDIDIEESFADAGSYQPKPFNGSNNWVVSGEHTESGAPLLGDDPHLGLDTPSIWYETHLNSPSVNVTGVIFAGVPGIILGHNEDIAWGVTNVGPDVQQLYMEQQNPDDPNQFLYEDEWYDAKVVEEFIEVDGYDKPFLHETIITRHGPLISEYSHEKGVIGDEALALKWTAHESSTEMQALIGMNRADDWESFSTALEHFHAPAQNFVFADTDGDIGYRANGKIPIRTDDDDALFPVPGWTGDHDWEGYIPWDELPTIENPESGMISTANNQIDDEGYDYHLSHTWAQPYRHERILDMLDDDGSFAADDMKAMQMDVQNMHAEEFVPILTAAVADEDLREIDEDALGVLTSWDKVDDKNESGPLLFHLWMNAIPHVLFAEDIPESILDIFEGEANVVDQLIREAAEGSPGPWMKKNGGLSVVATEALQLAVDYASDAQGDEPEAWLWGNYHRTAFDHPLGDVAPLHLLFNPSPKPVDGSSITVMAASYNDETGDTNHGAGWRGVIDLADLSESEHIVAPGQSGHVMSDHYHDQLLDWVDGNYHTTSMVPENYQSESTHLRLVPN; translated from the coding sequence ATGAACAATGTAATACATAACAGAGAAAAGCCGCGAAGACGCCTATTGCGCTTTCGGAAAATCATATTGAGCATTGTACTTATCTTTACTTTATTGGCAAGCGGAACCGCTGTTTGGGCTTACCTCCAACTGACGAGTGGACTTCCGCAAGTGGAAGGAGAATATGAAGCTTCAGGCCTAGCGTCCGAAGTAGATGTGTATCGGGACGAAAACGGCGTGCCCCACATCGAAGCTGACAATGACGAAGATTTGTACTATGCTCAAGGATTTGTAACCGCACAGGACCGCATGTTTCAGATGGACTTGAGCCGCAGGCAAGCATCCGGCATGCTCAGCGAAGTCGTTGGTGAAGATGCGCTTGATTCGGATCGTTATTTTCGTACTTTTGGCCTGAGGCGAGCTGCAGAAGATTCATTGGATGCCTATGATGAAGAGACCCTGGCTGTGCTCGAAGCTTATGCAGATGGGGTGAACGACTATATCTCCCATATGCATACGGAAAATGAACGCCCGGTGGAATTTCAGTTGCTCGGCTATGAACCGGAACCATGGACCGTGCTCGATTCGTTAACGATCGGCAAATTTATGGCTTACGATCTGGGCGGCAATTGGCAAGGACAGGCTTTTCGACATTGGCTCGCCAACAATGCAAGTGAAGAAGAAGCACTCGATTTAATGCCTACATATCCAAATGATGGCCCTGTAATTATGGACACAGCCAAAAATATGGATATAGACATTGAGGAATCTTTTGCCGATGCCGGCAGTTATCAACCGAAGCCTTTTAACGGCAGCAATAATTGGGTTGTTTCCGGCGAACATACGGAATCCGGTGCGCCATTACTGGGGGATGATCCTCACCTTGGGCTTGATACCCCTTCCATCTGGTATGAAACCCATTTGAACTCCCCATCGGTGAACGTTACAGGGGTGATCTTTGCCGGTGTTCCCGGAATCATTCTTGGCCACAACGAAGACATCGCGTGGGGAGTGACAAATGTAGGTCCAGATGTCCAACAATTGTATATGGAGCAGCAAAATCCTGACGACCCGAATCAGTTTTTATATGAAGATGAATGGTACGATGCGAAGGTGGTGGAAGAATTTATTGAAGTAGACGGATACGACAAGCCATTCCTACACGAAACAATTATTACGCGACATGGACCACTAATCTCTGAATATTCCCATGAGAAAGGTGTAATCGGTGATGAAGCACTCGCTTTAAAGTGGACGGCACATGAATCGTCCACGGAAATGCAAGCTTTAATCGGCATGAATCGGGCAGATGATTGGGAAAGTTTCTCAACCGCTTTGGAACATTTTCATGCGCCTGCGCAAAACTTTGTATTTGCAGATACAGATGGCGATATCGGATACCGGGCGAACGGAAAAATTCCGATTCGTACGGACGATGACGATGCCCTCTTCCCTGTCCCGGGATGGACTGGAGACCATGATTGGGAAGGTTATATTCCTTGGGATGAATTGCCGACGATCGAAAACCCGGAATCGGGCATGATCTCTACCGCCAACAACCAGATCGACGATGAAGGCTACGACTATCATCTATCACACACGTGGGCGCAACCTTACCGCCATGAACGCATTCTCGACATGCTTGATGACGACGGTTCTTTCGCCGCTGATGACATGAAAGCCATGCAAATGGATGTACAAAATATGCATGCGGAAGAGTTTGTTCCAATCTTAACAGCAGCGGTCGCGGATGAGGATTTGCGAGAGATCGACGAAGATGCACTGGGGGTTCTAACGTCTTGGGATAAAGTGGATGACAAAAATGAAAGTGGACCGCTCCTCTTCCATTTATGGATGAATGCGATCCCGCATGTGCTATTTGCGGAGGACATTCCCGAGAGCATTCTGGATATTTTTGAAGGAGAGGCGAATGTTGTCGATCAATTGATCCGTGAAGCAGCTGAAGGAAGCCCGGGACCGTGGATGAAAAAAAACGGAGGACTGTCTGTAGTAGCGACGGAAGCCTTGCAGCTCGCCGTTGATTATGCCTCCGATGCACAAGGAGACGAACCGGAAGCATGGCTTTGGGGGAATTATCACCGAACGGCTTTTGACCATCCCCTTGGGGATGTAGCACCCCTTCACCTTCTCTTTAATCCCTCTCCCAAACCAGTGGACGGGAGCAGTATTACCGTGATGGCCGCCAGCTATAACGACGAAACCGGGGATACAAATCATGGGGCAGGTTGGCGAGGCGTCATAGATCTGGCTGATTTAAGTGAAAGTGAGCACATCGTGGCGCCGGGACAGTCCGGTCACGTCATGAGTGACCATTATCACGATCAACTCCTAGATTGGGTAGATGGAAATTACCATACCACTTCCATGGTACCGGAAAACTATCAATCGGAGAGCACGCATTTGCGATTGGTTCCGAACTAG
- the nagE gene encoding N-acetylglucosamine-specific PTS transporter subunit IIBC: protein MMKYLQNLGRSLMLPVAVLPAAAILAGIAHWILNFAEDSVIANYMMAGSDAILGSLGILFAVGVAIGMSKDQHGAAGLSGLVAFLVTTQVLETESVSALLSIDPENVNMAFDEEIIENVFIGILSGIIASIMYNRFSHVRLPDALAFFSGKRLVPIMSAGAMLVISAVLFFVWPIVYGWLVTFGTWIMDMGATGAGLYGFFNRLLIPTGLHHALNNVFWFDLAGIDDIASFWNSEGEQGITGRYLAGFFPIMMFGLPAAALAMYHTAKTKRRKQAASLLMAAGFASFFTGVTEPLEFSFMFLAPLLYVVHAALTGLSLFIAASFQWTAGFSFSAGFVDYTLSLAVPIANQPYMLLVQGLFFAFLYYFLFRFLIQKFDLKTPGREDEEVVAQTEGSEPAAGGAAPTSQRDKTTVMAEEIYEGLGGDENVTSIDNCVSRLRIEVGDMDKVDQEKIKATGVPGVNVVGQHNIQVVVGTQVQFVADEMIKIRNRE, encoded by the coding sequence ATGATGAAATACCTACAGAATCTCGGTCGCTCGTTGATGTTACCGGTCGCGGTATTACCTGCTGCAGCGATTCTTGCCGGTATCGCCCACTGGATTCTCAACTTCGCGGAAGATAGTGTAATCGCTAATTATATGATGGCTGGTAGTGATGCCATTCTTGGCAGTCTCGGCATTTTGTTTGCTGTCGGTGTTGCCATTGGCATGTCGAAAGATCAGCATGGAGCCGCCGGATTAAGTGGTCTTGTCGCCTTTTTGGTCACCACACAAGTGCTTGAAACCGAATCTGTTTCAGCTTTACTAAGCATTGATCCGGAAAATGTCAATATGGCTTTTGACGAGGAGATCATTGAGAATGTGTTTATTGGAATTTTGTCCGGGATTATAGCTTCGATCATGTACAATCGTTTCAGCCATGTACGGCTGCCGGACGCGCTTGCCTTTTTCAGTGGCAAACGTTTGGTTCCCATTATGAGCGCGGGTGCCATGTTAGTCATATCGGCGGTATTATTTTTTGTATGGCCGATCGTCTATGGATGGCTGGTTACCTTCGGTACCTGGATCATGGATATGGGTGCAACCGGCGCAGGTTTATACGGCTTCTTTAATCGACTGCTCATTCCAACCGGACTTCATCATGCGTTGAATAATGTTTTCTGGTTTGATCTCGCGGGAATTGATGATATTGCTAGCTTTTGGAACAGCGAAGGGGAACAAGGCATTACCGGCCGCTACTTGGCAGGATTCTTCCCGATTATGATGTTCGGTCTTCCCGCCGCCGCTTTAGCCATGTATCACACAGCAAAAACGAAACGGAGAAAACAAGCAGCATCCCTATTGATGGCTGCCGGATTCGCTTCCTTCTTTACAGGGGTGACGGAGCCGCTTGAATTTTCTTTCATGTTTCTAGCCCCGCTTCTCTATGTGGTGCATGCTGCTTTGACAGGACTTTCCCTCTTCATAGCAGCTTCGTTCCAATGGACCGCCGGGTTCAGTTTCAGTGCCGGCTTCGTGGATTATACCCTGAGTTTGGCGGTACCGATTGCGAACCAACCGTATATGTTACTCGTCCAAGGTTTGTTCTTTGCCTTTCTTTACTACTTCCTGTTCCGTTTCTTGATTCAGAAATTCGATTTAAAAACACCTGGACGAGAAGACGAGGAAGTGGTCGCCCAAACAGAAGGCAGTGAACCTGCAGCCGGAGGCGCCGCTCCTACTTCCCAAAGGGATAAAACCACCGTTATGGCAGAAGAGATTTATGAAGGCCTGGGCGGAGATGAAAACGTTACATCCATTGATAACTGTGTTTCCCGCTTACGGATTGAAGTGGGCGATATGGATAAAGTAGATCAAGAAAAGATTAAAGCAACCGGTGTTCCGGGCGTCAATGTCGTCGGCCAGCACAATATACAAGTCGTCGTCGGGACACAAGTCCAATTCGTAGCCGATGAAATGATTAAAATTCGAAACCGGGAATAA
- a CDS encoding DUF871 domain-containing protein yields MIGFSVYLGKQSELEQQRLLSMMKRAGFQSVFTSLHIPEDNPDTYKTALRVLGKQVGEHEMELFADASPASLSHLGLRWEQAEEILQWGVRGLRADVGFSVEQIASLSKRMKVALNASTVDRETLQNYLNMGLRVENTEAWHNFYPRPETGLSLKNVKQKNALFHSFGIRTVAFVSGDGEKRGPIHAGMPTVEDQRYVHPFAAALVLRRMTDTDKVLIGDPGISEKSIQAFKNFENEAVVPIMARIGSFEDELVQALVLQTHQQRMDKADYVVRSQTSRLYARRGNVKIPANGGGARPTGSITIDNEQYGRYQGELQITKTDLSANEKVNVVGHVLAEDLPILNVLHEGERFCFMEG; encoded by the coding sequence ATGATAGGCTTTTCCGTGTATTTAGGGAAGCAATCGGAATTAGAACAGCAACGGTTACTCTCAATGATGAAACGGGCGGGTTTTCAGTCTGTTTTCACGTCGCTGCACATCCCCGAAGATAATCCCGATACATATAAAACTGCTTTGCGTGTGTTAGGAAAGCAAGTGGGCGAACATGAAATGGAACTTTTTGCAGATGCCTCACCTGCATCTCTTTCCCATCTGGGGTTACGTTGGGAACAAGCCGAGGAAATTTTGCAATGGGGTGTGCGTGGGCTCAGAGCGGATGTTGGTTTTTCGGTCGAGCAAATTGCTTCTCTTTCCAAGCGAATGAAAGTGGCGCTAAACGCAAGTACCGTTGATCGGGAAACGCTGCAAAACTATTTGAACATGGGGCTTCGTGTAGAGAATACAGAAGCCTGGCATAACTTTTACCCACGCCCGGAAACGGGATTGTCGTTAAAAAATGTTAAACAAAAAAATGCGTTGTTCCATTCCTTTGGAATCCGAACGGTGGCTTTCGTTTCAGGCGATGGCGAGAAAAGAGGACCCATACACGCAGGGATGCCGACGGTCGAAGATCAACGCTATGTACATCCGTTTGCCGCAGCGCTAGTGCTGAGGCGAATGACGGATACCGATAAAGTGCTGATTGGGGATCCGGGCATTTCCGAAAAAAGCATTCAAGCATTTAAAAACTTTGAAAATGAGGCGGTTGTGCCCATTATGGCCAGGATAGGTTCTTTTGAAGATGAGTTGGTTCAGGCGCTTGTTTTGCAAACGCATCAACAGCGGATGGATAAGGCCGATTATGTGGTGCGCTCACAAACGTCTCGTCTTTATGCGAGGCGCGGAAACGTGAAAATACCAGCGAATGGTGGCGGGGCAAGGCCGACAGGGAGCATTACAATAGACAATGAACAATACGGGCGCTACCAAGGGGAGCTTCAAATCACAAAAACCGATCTCTCGGCAAATGAGAAGGTGAATGTTGTCGGGCACGTATTGGCAGAAGATCTTCCGATATTGAATGTTTTGCATGAAGGGGAACGTTTTTGCTTTATGGAGGGCTAG